A section of the Paenibacillus aurantius genome encodes:
- a CDS encoding winged helix-turn-helix transcriptional regulator, whose amino-acid sequence MPNQEQTASHPGKPSSYIPKQPVTVACSIEQTLSVIGGKWSFLVLRELFCGTKRFGELQRQINGVSPKALTDTLRHLEEQGVLERKAYATVPVTVEYTLTPKGQDLHQILKEMKLWAAKWT is encoded by the coding sequence ATGCCAAACCAGGAACAAACCGCCTCCCATCCAGGGAAACCGAGCAGTTACATACCCAAACAGCCCGTCACCGTCGCCTGCTCGATCGAACAGACCCTAAGCGTCATTGGGGGAAAATGGTCCTTCCTCGTCCTGCGCGAACTCTTCTGCGGGACGAAGCGCTTCGGCGAGCTGCAAAGGCAGATCAACGGGGTAAGCCCCAAAGCACTTACCGATACGCTCCGCCACCTGGAGGAACAGGGGGTATTGGAGCGCAAAGCCTATGCCACCGTACCGGTAACCGTCGAGTATACCCTCACACCGAAGGGACAAGACCTGCACCAGATTTTGAAAGAAATGAAGCTTTGGGCAGCCAAATGGACGTAG
- a CDS encoding NAD-dependent epimerase/dehydratase family protein, translating into MNKGKIAVTGGSGKAGKWIVRELIDHGYEVVNLDSKLPEESLCRTILTDLTDAGQVHNALSSFGGRDRRPVEAVIHFAAIPQAFTHPNDVVFRTNVMSTYNILEACANLTIRKAVLASSESSYGICFASEFFEPRYLPVDEEHPQLPEDSYGLSKVVNEQTGETFHRRTGMQVVSFRLGNILEPSDYERVIGGFDKPEQRRGILWSYIDVRDVASACRLAIEKEGLGAQALILAADDTSSNLPTEELAARYLPGVKEFRQRLDGRSSFLSNEKAKQLLGWRQQHYLQDGAEF; encoded by the coding sequence ATGAACAAGGGAAAGATAGCGGTTACAGGCGGAAGCGGCAAGGCGGGCAAATGGATCGTCCGCGAGCTGATCGATCACGGGTACGAGGTGGTTAACCTGGATTCAAAGCTGCCGGAGGAAAGCCTGTGCCGGACGATCCTGACCGACTTGACTGATGCCGGACAGGTTCATAACGCCTTGAGTTCTTTTGGGGGGAGAGACCGGAGACCGGTTGAGGCGGTCATTCATTTCGCCGCCATTCCGCAGGCGTTCACCCACCCGAATGATGTGGTATTCCGCACGAATGTCATGAGTACCTACAACATTCTGGAGGCATGCGCCAATCTGACTATCCGCAAGGCGGTGCTGGCGTCGAGCGAATCCTCTTACGGCATCTGTTTTGCAAGCGAATTCTTCGAGCCCCGCTACCTGCCGGTGGACGAAGAGCATCCCCAGCTACCGGAGGACAGCTACGGCCTGTCCAAGGTGGTGAACGAGCAGACAGGAGAAACGTTCCACCGCCGCACCGGGATGCAGGTGGTCTCGTTCCGGCTCGGCAACATCCTGGAACCGTCCGATTATGAGAGGGTCATCGGAGGCTTTGACAAGCCGGAGCAGCGCCGTGGCATCCTCTGGTCCTACATTGATGTAAGGGATGTGGCCTCGGCCTGCCGGCTCGCCATAGAGAAGGAAGGGCTGGGAGCCCAGGCCCTCATTCTGGCGGCGGACGATACGTCCTCGAATCTTCCGACCGAGGAGCTGGCCGCCCGGTATTTGCCCGGGGTTAAAGAGTTCCGCCAGCGGCTGGACGGAAGGTCGAGCTTCTTGAGCAACGAGAAAGCGAAGCAGCTGCTCGGGTGGCGGCAGCAGCATTATTTGCAGGATGGAGCCGAGTTCTGA
- a CDS encoding aldo/keto reductase family protein, translating into MEYRRLGKSGVKVSEISLGSWLTYGGSVEAEQAEAVVDRAYELGINFFDTANVYHRGAAEEIVGKALKKYSRDSYVLATKVFFPMGDGPNDRGLSRKHIMEQCEASLRRMKVDYIDLYQCHRYDPNTPLEETLRALDDLVTQGKVLYTGVSEWSAVQLADAAATARELNLDRIVSNQPQYNMFNRNIEKEIVPVSEREGIGQVVFSPLAQGVLTGKYKPGAPAPEGSRATDPKSNMFMEWLLKEEQLKKVEKLKPIAESHDLSLAQLALVWILRLPNISSCIIGASRPEQVEENVKASGIRLAEADLKEIDAILAGESA; encoded by the coding sequence ATGGAGTACCGGCGTTTGGGGAAAAGTGGAGTGAAGGTAAGCGAGATCAGCCTGGGAAGCTGGCTGACCTATGGAGGCTCCGTGGAGGCGGAGCAGGCTGAGGCTGTGGTGGACCGCGCTTATGAGCTGGGCATCAATTTTTTTGATACGGCGAATGTGTATCACCGGGGAGCGGCCGAAGAGATTGTCGGGAAAGCCTTGAAGAAATATTCCCGGGATTCCTATGTTCTGGCCACCAAGGTGTTCTTCCCGATGGGCGACGGACCGAACGACCGGGGCCTGTCCCGCAAGCATATTATGGAGCAGTGCGAAGCAAGCCTCCGGCGCATGAAGGTGGACTATATCGATCTGTACCAATGCCACCGGTACGATCCCAACACGCCGCTCGAGGAAACGCTCCGGGCGCTGGATGACCTGGTCACCCAGGGTAAGGTGCTGTATACGGGGGTAAGCGAATGGAGCGCGGTTCAGCTGGCCGACGCCGCCGCCACGGCCAGGGAGCTGAATCTGGACCGGATCGTATCCAACCAGCCCCAGTACAATATGTTCAACCGGAACATCGAGAAGGAAATCGTGCCGGTCAGCGAGCGGGAAGGGATCGGCCAGGTGGTGTTCTCCCCGCTCGCCCAAGGGGTGCTAACCGGGAAGTACAAGCCGGGCGCGCCGGCACCGGAAGGCTCCCGGGCAACCGATCCGAAGTCGAACATGTTCATGGAGTGGCTGCTTAAGGAGGAACAGCTTAAGAAAGTGGAGAAGCTGAAGCCGATTGCGGAGAGCCACGATCTCTCGCTCGCGCAGCTGGCCCTCGTTTGGATTCTCAGGCTTCCGAACATTTCAAGCTGCATCATCGGAGCTTCACGCCCCGAGCAGGTGGAGGAGAATGTCAAGGCGTCCGGCATCCGGCTGGCGGAGGCGGATTTGAAGGAAATCGATGCCATTCTGGCGGGCGAGTCGGCCTAA
- a CDS encoding DUF3054 domain-containing protein, with the protein MTSQPASIAWKPAVWLLAGDLVMILLFTAAGSREHHYGFTLYQTFFTALPFLLAWIAAGFVMGAFRPKAYSGFGAGAAAAALSWVVALPFGLVLRRFMYGKPIFTIYGVLALFFVYLFLMLWRSLFITLRRRRKTAP; encoded by the coding sequence ATGACGTCCCAACCCGCCTCAATAGCTTGGAAACCGGCCGTTTGGCTGCTGGCCGGGGATCTGGTCATGATCCTGCTCTTCACGGCGGCAGGCAGCCGGGAGCACCATTACGGCTTTACCCTGTACCAGACGTTCTTCACGGCGCTGCCCTTCCTGCTAGCCTGGATAGCCGCGGGCTTCGTGATGGGCGCGTTTCGCCCAAAAGCTTATTCCGGCTTCGGCGCCGGAGCCGCGGCTGCCGCCCTTTCCTGGGTGGTGGCCCTCCCGTTCGGCCTTGTGCTCCGCCGGTTTATGTACGGAAAGCCGATCTTCACGATTTACGGGGTGCTGGCCCTGTTCTTCGTCTATCTCTTCCTGATGCTCTGGCGAAGCCTGTTTATCACCCTCCGTCGGAGAAGGAAAACAGCCCCATAG
- the ytvI gene encoding sporulation integral membrane protein YtvI, whose product MLSFYKKYYKTVFDIALIVVTIYLFMLLFSYLYRIATPIFLAFLIFLAIEPLAKFLNRRGLKKSIASAISTLLFVLVILGILVGVGAIFASQIYNLAEKIPAYKLILQEQIALNTDYVQNRLEALPPDLVEKSKQYTSTVIEYGSRVATTFLKSLVAGLTSFSSFLVNFVIGIILAYFLSIEINLWKKMADENTPSTFKKAFFFLKENVLAGIGGYLKAQLKMVSVTFLVIFVALLVLQVKNAFSVSLLAAVFDLLPLLGVSTVFIPWIIYLFIVGHTSLAIWLSVLLAAVILVRQILEPKITGDTLGVSAFTMLSFMIISLSLFGVAGLIISPILIITIKALHEQGYLRRWIRLPAGEYDQQPPLW is encoded by the coding sequence ATGCTTTCCTTCTACAAGAAGTATTACAAAACGGTGTTCGATATCGCGCTGATCGTCGTGACGATCTACCTGTTCATGCTCCTGTTCAGCTACCTGTACCGGATTGCGACGCCCATCTTCCTCGCCTTCCTCATCTTTCTGGCGATTGAGCCTCTGGCCAAATTCCTGAACCGCCGGGGGCTGAAGAAGTCGATCGCTTCGGCGATCTCCACCCTGCTTTTCGTCCTCGTCATTCTCGGGATTCTGGTCGGAGTAGGGGCGATTTTCGCCAGCCAGATTTATAACCTCGCCGAGAAGATTCCGGCTTATAAGCTTATCCTTCAGGAGCAGATTGCCTTGAACACGGATTATGTGCAGAACCGGCTCGAGGCCCTTCCTCCCGATCTGGTGGAGAAAAGCAAGCAGTATACATCGACCGTTATTGAGTATGGCTCCCGGGTGGCCACCACCTTTCTGAAGTCGCTCGTAGCGGGCTTGACCTCCTTCTCCTCCTTCCTGGTCAACTTCGTGATCGGCATCATTCTGGCCTATTTCCTGAGCATCGAAATCAACCTGTGGAAGAAAATGGCCGACGAAAATACCCCGAGTACCTTCAAGAAGGCCTTCTTTTTTCTGAAAGAAAACGTCCTGGCCGGCATCGGGGGGTATTTGAAGGCCCAGCTCAAAATGGTGAGTGTCACCTTCCTCGTCATTTTCGTTGCGCTGCTTGTGCTTCAGGTCAAAAACGCGTTCTCGGTGTCTCTTCTGGCCGCCGTCTTCGACCTCCTGCCGCTGCTCGGCGTATCCACCGTCTTCATTCCGTGGATCATCTACCTGTTCATCGTCGGCCATACGAGCCTGGCCATCTGGCTCAGCGTACTGCTAGCGGCGGTCATTCTCGTCCGGCAGATTCTCGAGCCGAAGATTACCGGCGATACGCTCGGCGTATCCGCTTTTACGATGCTTTCGTTTATGATCATTTCCTTGTCCCTTTTCGGGGTGGCGGGCCTGATCATTTCGCCCATCCTCATCATCACGATCAAAGCCCTGCATGAGCAGGGCTACTTGAGACGCTGGATCCGGCTGCCGGCCGGTGAGTACGACCAGCAACCTCCTCTGTGGTAG
- a CDS encoding FadR/GntR family transcriptional regulator has translation MSLNVEPLLTDRDPITELLETRKALEVAAAAYAAENRTEEDLADLEVVVADIQPHLGNEEAGEEADLRFHRTLARSAHNSVLARLLEEVSGALETAVREARRKQFYSNRSVSEQLWREHAEIVEAIRARDMGLAQDKMKQHLFHVERVLLPVLR, from the coding sequence ATGTCTTTGAATGTTGAACCGCTTCTGACCGACCGGGATCCCATTACCGAGCTGCTCGAAACACGCAAAGCACTCGAGGTAGCGGCGGCGGCTTATGCGGCGGAAAACCGGACGGAGGAGGACTTGGCCGATCTAGAGGTCGTGGTGGCGGATATTCAGCCTCATCTCGGCAACGAGGAGGCGGGGGAAGAAGCGGACCTCCGTTTCCATCGGACGCTTGCCCGCTCCGCCCATAACTCCGTGCTGGCCCGGCTTCTGGAAGAGGTGTCAGGCGCTCTTGAAACCGCTGTCCGGGAAGCGAGACGAAAGCAGTTCTACTCGAACCGCTCCGTATCGGAACAGCTGTGGAGAGAGCATGCGGAGATCGTCGAGGCGATCCGGGCCCGCGACATGGGACTCGCCCAGGACAAAATGAAACAGCACCTCTTTCACGTGGAAAGGGTGCTGCTTCCGGTCCTGCGTTAA